The genomic segment ATTGTTATCGATAAAATCTCATTCAATTAGAAAAGGCATGTCTACTTTGAAACAACGTAGCATGGAACAGAAGTTATTAGTATTCTACTTTTCAAGTTTGATcagaaaaagtattttaaatgTTCAGTTGGTACTTGCATTACGACATGCCATTCACCCTTCCCATCCAAGATCATGCAAATCAAAATGCACTACAAAGTAGCCAAATTCCAAGTCCGCTTTTCATCCATAGTTTACAAATCAAATAGCATCATTAGTTGAAAAATCATGATGTTACACATCTTCAACAACTTTGTCTTGCTTTAAGTCATCCAACAACCTTAGTTTCAAAACGTGTAAGATGCTCCAAGTTGCTAAGATTCTCCTCGAGCCTAGACTATAGCCTAAAGGCACCTAGCGAAGGCATTTGTGTGTGAGAAGCccaaaaatcgaaaaaaaatcctaaatgaatctaataaaacccataaaagagaaataaagaaggaaaaaaagggAAATACTGAAAACATATGCAATGAGTGCCTGCATAATACAAGTTTCTTCTAAGACCAAAAGGCGTTATGGGTCGTTTTCCTTCAGATGCTAAGGCGCTCATTCTAAGGAGTTACTTCGCATAATCCTATCAAGGTGCCCTACCTATCGCCTACCCTTTAGCGATCGCCTAGACTAGCCTATGGGCAACCCTATTATAGGCTCTATAGGCtctttaacaaaaacaaacatCTCAAAAATCATATCAATCAAAGAAAACTTAGTTTTCAATCACAGTTTGCACATAAAGGCTCGTCAAACCATTGTCTCACTAGTGCCATATGGTTTACACATAACTTTAGTGATACTCACACATACCACTATCCATAAGCCCAAAAAGGGCCGGCTATTTGGGGAACAACAAGCGCTACCGCTTAGTGCCCCAATTTATAGGAGGCTTCATATTTTTGTtataaggtcaaaattaaaatgAGGATTTTTTGTGTATTGTAGAGCAAAACTAATGAATAGGGAGAATATTAAAATTCAATGTgaattcacattcaatctatttttttaaaagataattacATAAATTGGTTAATAAATTTGTCTTGCCAGCTTGGATTGAATGATTAGGATATACTAGTTTTCTTTTAGGTCAacaacatattattattattattttatgctaaaaatactctcttgatattttttaatttactacttttattattagttcatTTAAGATAAGTAATGATAAAGTAAAATtagcaatattttaatatatattaatacaaaataattgtactaatttaagtattaataaacaaatttacaaaTACCAAAATATATTAGGACGTAATTCAAGATTTGAGGGGCCATAATTCATATTTTGCTCAGGGCTTGTATGAAATATCAGAAAGTCAACACAAACTATGATCATCCCTCATCAGCATTCAAAAACTTATTCACCAACGACAAAGAAATGATATTAATCTATGAAGTTTATACAAGACATCAAATTATCATTAACATAAGCTAGAATGAAAAATCAAGTGAAATTCATTGACAATTTAAcatcaaatttataataaattgaacaacaaaatgaaaaacataaacttaattTCTCTTTACCCAAAATCACGCAGACTCCTTAACAGGAACAGGGACGGCAACAGAGATAGTGGTGGTGGAATCGACCTCCTTTACAGTAGCAGCAGGAATTGCGACGTAACCTTTCTTCTTAGGGTtaaaaatatcatcatcatcatcgctaGAAAAACCATCCAAAGAACGGTAATACCCCTCATGTCGGTGATTAAAAAGAGACCAAATGAGATACACAGTACCAGCAGTGAGAGCACCACAAGCAGCACCAAGGAGAAGAGAAGCAACAACGCTAATAATATCTTTAGTTCTATCCTTCAATGAAGAAACCCCAAATGTAGAAGAGAATGATTCATGGCGTTCTTTCATGAATTCGAAAACATCAGGTTTTCTGTCGAGTTGCATGAAAGGGTGGAACTGATAGTGGTGGAAATGATGGCGGTGATGGTGGAGATCGGTGGAATCGATGAGGAATTGGGGGTGgaaattagggttagggttagggttagggttttgaGGAAGGAGAAAGAAAGAATAGGTAGAGACGATGAAGGTGTTGCAAGGATGGAAGGGGATACCTGGTCTTGCCGAAACGGAGGTGAtgaagaggagagagaagagTGGGAAGAGAAGAGAGGTCACCGACGACGCCATTGGGGAAGGGAAAATACGAGGAGAGAGAGTTAGATTTGGGATATTGTTCTGCTggatatttttgacttttactaCGTGGCTTGTCCAATCATATTTTTGTgtacaactttttttttaactttttttattaccCATGTTAAGATTTTGatagaataaaatattaaaatttcaaaaatttcattattttactCCATCTAGTAATTTTAGTCATTAGATTAAGTAATGGACTCTCCAACTCTTTTTTTAGGGCATGTTCTTTAGTGTCCCATTTGCTTTATGTATTCtattcaatgcacttattcaatccttaatatttcttattaaaaattatggaaaattgatataaataattgtTGCATTAAGATGAACTCGGACAACTAGATCCATaggatttgaaaattttggattgAGACCTTTAGGGTCTGGCGGGTCTAAAGTCTGGCTTTGGGTCCAAAacaatattatgttttttattcctaaaatttttttacgaatatatattatacaatttcCGTCCACTCGTGTAAAATTGTTAAACATTTTCCACTAACAAGGATCTTATCATACTTTATATTAATTGAGCGACTAAATATATGAAGTTTTCCAACAATCAAGTTCTTAAGACGAAATATTCATCAACTCtttcaatttttaaagtatGGATACAAAACCacctttttaaaaagaaaaatttgtaaataatactcTAAACTATTGCTCATTAACTCAAAACATTCTCAACAATTATTTAAACCTGTATACCCCAGGCCCCAAGTATTGGGAAACTAAACCTAATATACCCCTAATTGTTGCTCATTGACTCAAATACCTCTAAACAATTTGTTGAAAATAATGTGTATAATGTTCAAGATCAAGTATCTCAATACTTGGGGGTATGCAGAGTTAAATAGTAGTTTGGATTTTATAAATCAACGAGTAATAGTTgagaatattatttaaaaattttcctttaaaatatatgaattgtGGTAAAGTTCCAAATCACGTAATGTTGTCCAAATATAACAAAGTTCCAAATCAACACAATTAAATGCAGTGGTGGATCCAGGATTTCGAGTCTCCTCGGGCACCAACGAGTCTCCTTGGGCAATAATTCCAAGATAAGGCCAAAGTAATATAAAAGGTTACGAACAAACTACAATTgttcaaatttacaatgaaaACATAGTCCAACAAAATGAAATATAAAGCAAGGAACAAACTACAATTGTTCTCGCCTAGTTCTCATATTTTGGAATCGATGTATAATAGCATCAATACTAACATTGAGAAACAAATCCTTCTCTAAAAAGGTAACTAAGCTATCATTCAACAATTGTTCTCCCATGTTGTTTCGCACTTTACTTTTTATGTGATTCATTCTGAAAAATGATCTTTCGACACTTGCTATCGTCACTAGAAGAAGCAATATCAATTTCAACAACTTGTAGACATCTGAATGAGTTTCATGCTTCCTTGTCTCAACAAGTTTTATGGAAAGTTCATTAGGAGTCTTCACATCCAAGAATCGGTCGTCCTTTCTCACATCACTAATGAAACTTTTAAATGTTTCCTCAAAGAATATCAAATCTTCATTTGGAAACTTATTTGGATAAAATTTGGTAAGATTCAACAATTTTTTTGTATCAAAAGAAGAGAAACCATCACAACGACTAAAACAAGCCATACAAATAAGCAAATCTTTGATTTTCTCACTGAATCGATTTTCAAGGTCATGTAATTGTAGATCAATCACACTTAGAAAAACTTCAACTcgataatgatgaagatttgTTACTCGAGAAGCTTTACCACGAACCACCCTTCTTCCACCTCCAATGTGACTAGAATACAAGTCTTCCAAATAATATCACAATCATagtcaatcatcaatgaaataACCTTATTCAAGTGATCTTCCCAAACATTATCTTGTAGTTCTTGCAAATAACCTTATTTTGATGAAacgaaaaattatgaaaattacatattaaaaacCTATGTtttaagattaataaaaaaaatctcatatgactatattGCCAAAATAAAATTGGAGATGAATAGGCGTATGTAGAGATGAGTTGGTAAAAATAGGCATTACTCTTTAAGTTTATAAAGTATTATAATCTATTTCTTTCTCCTATGTGGGACAACTCACATGTAAATAATTAAGGACTTCATCACTCTCATCACATGTGAGTGTCCTTTGAAATTTAGCCAACTATAAGAATATCAAATTAAATACCTAATTTTGAAGtcataacaaattaaaaattaaattctgATAGCATGTTAgaattcataaaataaatatgggcaattttaaaaaaaaaaattaaccaagAGATTCAATACTAAATTCAATTTATAGCAATAAGATTTTTTGAACACTGCAATGGAGAAAGTACATATGTCTACTCGAAAAGTATGCCCTATAACATTATTGAGTGGAATTGTTTTGTAGCCTGCTAAGTTCTTCCAAGGTAACCCTAGGCATTCCTATTAGGGCATCAGTATATTGTGATCAAATCATGAAATTGCCAAATAAGGTCTCCAAAAACATTTATGCCACATGCAAATACTTTCTGTccctcttgtatgagactgtctcaccgtgagacgagttCATACAAAAGATCCGTTATGCTAAAAGTTTTCATTATTGGACTATTTAGCCTATATATAAAACACATCTTACAGTAAGatcgtctcatacaaaaatatataaattacttTTTGTGAGATGATTGTACCTCTTTCACGAacctaaaaatattaaaagggaTAAAGTTTGCATATGTCAAGTATAGATGCAAGTTTGCAAGCTGCAACATATCTCCTCCACATATAGTGTTTGGGGTGTAAAAAGTTTCAAATTTAATGAATCAATATTAGCTGCATTATCAAAGTGTTAAAAAGCCGTTTTGGCAATATTAAGGATATTTTATGTCTTTCTTCTTAAGGATTTTTCTTAAGCGTAGGAACTTATTGACCGCATTCTCTTTTATGGGTTTGAGTTGTCGTCTTTCTTCTCTCCTCAAATTCTAACTATAGTTTTTATAAGCGGGATATACTAAatctgatgatgatgaagtaTATTTCATAATTGCGGCAGATAATAGGAGATATGACGATACGACAACTGCATCGCTTTTGTTGCCGCATCAGTATGCGGGTTATTACAATTATGATCGTTATCACACTTTGGCGCCATGCTACTAAGTTTTACAAcaaacttattaatttaatactaTTAGAGAAAGGGTTTAATGAAGTATTGGGAAAAATATTTCTTTTGTGAATAAGGCTTATATTAACCTTTTAATTATGAACctatatattttatcaaataagcTATTTTGTTACATAAACGAGAGTTAGAAATAAAGTGAGATGTTTGCTTTCGTAAGTTAAAAGCCAAAATGAACTAATAAGCATTCCTTAAATTGTGGAAGCAAAAGGATGAATAGCGAGCCACATGAAAGTATTTGTCAGCTCATAAATTAATATGATGCTGAAAATTACTATCAAAAAAACTATATTTATATCGTGGAGAATCGAGTCTTGTTTTAGTTAGAGTATTTTCAACTATTCTTAGATTGAACGATAAGACTTGGGTTTAAGTCTAGTTGACCCTGTAATTCCTTAGCCTTCCTATTCCttgtagggatggcaatgggtcggactcaACTCGaattatacatactccgactttgcttcggattttagtcgaacttttTTTCAGTCCAtctccactcggagtcggattatgcaaaCTCCAAGTTTGCCTCGACTCGGACTCTCcgacctccaacggagtcggattattatcaaactttatcgttgtgatattgtactaatgatttaaagcattACGAAGTTAACGAAATATATTTtgcaaatacaatttaacaaaaaatatgtactttgaattcaagtttaacatgagaaatatgcctaatactacaatttaacaaaattttctcgcattttgatttggcgtattttatttctcttgatctgatttgttgtattttgattaattgatctaaataaaaataccaagtagtttttcaaaatcgaaaattacaattagtatgagaaagagcttgaattagtcacgtctagagttttaaaggaaacaaaatattgggttaaaagtcaaattcaaagtcggatttccttcagggtcAAAGTCGGGTCGaagtgtcggatttttaataaggtccaactccggtccgtctctaGCTCGAATTCGGATCGTGAAGTCGGAGTTGGAGtcggataaccttttcctcagactcgaatcggattattttcctcggatcgAGTCGAACTAGAGTtggattcggactgaattgtCATCCCTATTCCCTTGGCCTACCGTTAAACGCAAGAATAACACTCATTGATTAGgttacatatatatagacatagaCAACACTCATTGATAAAAAGTAAAAGAAGCAAtgaatacaaattacaatatgGGCGGAAATTAAAAGCAAGaataacaagaacaaaaataaaatgtcaataCATGTTTTTTAGAAGCCAAAACCAAAATGGAATGATCATAATATAATCAATCACAAAAATAAGTAATAGTTGAAGTAAATTAAAGGCATGCATGCCATGGAAGCTGGATAATGTAAGGAAGCAACAGTCATGTTATGTCGTGTCGTGTCTTTATAGAAACTCACAAGTACCACTAAAGAGTCTCACAAAGAAAGGACCAGAGCATTTGGATCCGTCGCAACATCGATGTAAAAGACCACAAGTTTGGCCCTCACCAATGCACTTTTCGCAGGATCTTAAATTAAGATCGGCGCGGGTTAAGGCGCAGTTGAGTCCTTCAGCTTGGCAACAATCGTCATCAAAAGAGCACGACTTACCTTCTTCTTTACACGTATCAGCAGCTTCACCGGTGGCCACCAAAAGAGACATGGCTATGGCTATGCTTAGCACCAACGCTATAATCTTAACTGATTTCATCTTTAATTAATTTCTAGCTTAATTTAATTACTCttatatatattgtgtttgtattttttggattttggtGCTTTAATTTACATATTAGTTTCAAAATCCTATTTATAGTAATTATAACATAGCTTCCAATCAACTAGATAGTCCGTTTATGTtcgtttaattaattaattagtgcAATAATCATAGTCCATAATTAAGTAATGAATCCCACGttctttaaattaaatatctcaTCATGAAATTAAGTCCATCTAATGATCTAGTAATTATGGGGATCCATTAGATTTTTAGGAAGGAGGAGTATGTGCTAACAACATTCATCACACCCTGGCTGgataagaaaaaaatgaattaaataattttttaaaaataaaattcacaaaataaacttcgaaaaattttaattttcaaaataagcacctTCGTGTTCAAATCCAGGTCAAAAGAGACAAAAATTtactttgtttgttgttacaACAAACACAAAGAAAACAATATCATAACGTATAATaggataaaaaattaaattatatattgttcGTTGTTATCAACAACGAACTACAATTTGGTGGTTTTTTCGTCCTTTCAAATGTTATTACATATATTAGTAACAATgacaatgtaattttttttctcctGTTTGCTATAGCGAACATACGTTGACGTTAGATTTTACGGAGGcgtttattttagaaattaaaatttcccgaatcttattttgagaattaaaattttttttaattttttttttcaatgtttGGTTGGACAACTCCTAAAGGTGGAACGAACattgttaattatatatattctatttCCCTTTCATATTGTAACCGAGTGTATTGTATAGGTGAAATTTAATAGAAAGAGGTACATTGTATTGGAGAATATGATAAAAAGTAAGTAGATGATATAAATGAGTAGTTACGAATATTGCTAGTATTGAATTAAAATCAAtagaacaaactaaaaaaaatagtgCAAAATAAGATGAACAAAGAGAGTATTAAGGATCTTGCTAACCAACGCTTTTGAAGCATTCattaataagaatataaattaatttatatgataaactggaaaatatttttaattttgaaatatataagCATCATCGTCAAaccatttaataaaaaataaagttgcTAATTGTGTCACTATTTGTTTCATCATTAATCCATTTCGATTCATATTTGCAAGACTAGTTAATGCTAGAAtaagaatattttgtatattttgtaaattattatatcttgaaaattatattttaaatatttagtttTCTAAAATTCTAGATTGATATCATAATTATTCTCTATTTATGTAATGAAATGACAagtaaaatcatttttattatttctaatacGGTATTAAAACGAATTTATAAATCTCTATCTTTAACTTTTGCGATCACTTGCTAGCCGTGTGCCATTATGGAATTACGAAATTTAAAACatagtttaaaacaaaagttacAATTATATTTCATTACCTCAATACAAACAAACATTAGCTATTACAAtcgaagaaaacaaaacaatgttAAGGAGAAAAAAACATTGATAAAAAACATGCAAAGTGATTTGACCAAATTGGTTGCTACGGTAAAGTAGATTACAATCTTCAACCATAAGCTTCACTTTTCCCTTGCCAAATTCTGTCAAGTACACAAATTTACAGTCTTAGGGCGCGGctacaaaacaaaattaaatgatatcgatcatataaataaaagattgtattaatcatcaactttttaaTTTGGATAATTATCCAAGTCAGTAgccaattttttatattttgaaagcTACGCATAATATCATCATTGGAAAATGTGATTTGATTGATTCGTCCATGTCAATTTAATtagataattaatttatttgtagcTGTATAAACATTTTTTGATAccataacaattataataaacggTGATAAATTTTTGCAGTAGATTGATTTATATTCCAAAATTTATTATGTGCACTATAATACAATTAGTGTATAAACTCGTGCAATGTAAAAATTTGTGAGTATGAATTTACATatagatataattttttttaaaacaatacaagtgcatattattgttattaaatgATAATAATTCTAATGAAATGtatgtaataatatatatatatatatatatatatatatatatatatatatatatatatatatatatatatatatatatatatatatatatatatatatatatatatatatatagattatttaTAACAACATAATGATTGTATGAATGAATATACATAACTATTGACTATTTATATATTCtgcccaaatttttttttatagaaattgATATTGCACATAATTAGTAATTTACTCATTCTAATAGATTATGATACGACAAAACTCTTGAAATATGTCATTGTCATTTTCAaaagaatttataattatgtattattttaaaattttttacattgtatataaaattatttatatatattataaaagatATGCATTGCTAtataaaatagtttatatttTACAACTAAATTATTGCTTATAAAATAGTTGTCATCAAATCATTTattgttatgtattttttaaaaaattttaattaattatatatatttgatgtaataaaatctttttgattacttttagtACTTGAAATCATGAGATATGTAATATAATCTTTTTAATACCACATAATTACATTTTAACCTTAAAAAATATTTCACTTAGTAAACCTCCATAAAGTTGCCATTTAAAAtatcctaatttttttattatattatacggTTTTATTTGCTTAATACTCTATTTGGTTGAATTTATGTTTCTTAGTTAAAATGCTAAACAATgttgaaataataaaaagatattaGAAGGAGATTTAAACTGCCAACTTACTCTCAATGACTTAGGtccatttttaatatatattattgtggtttttCTGTTTTTACGTTTTGATTTCAGattcatataatatatcattactaataaataaaaaattaataatatttattgaaaacacgataatttaaaaactaataatttttctatatatgatttttaaatttttgaaaaaaaaaacttaaaaaggaTAATGAATTAATAGATTATTGTCTAAAATCTTAGCTACTTCCTTAATCCTTACTCAATGCTATTTTAACCgcctaaaataaattaaatgttgaaaATTAAAGTATGGTAGTCTCGATCCGTCCCATTAATGCAATTTGTACTTGTATATTTCATCAATACTCCTCATTGAAAGATTGCATCA from the Amaranthus tricolor cultivar Red isolate AtriRed21 chromosome 12, ASM2621246v1, whole genome shotgun sequence genome contains:
- the LOC130828337 gene encoding uncharacterized protein LOC130828337, with amino-acid sequence MASSVTSLLFPLFSLLFITSVSARPGIPFHPCNTFIVSTYSFFLLPQNPNPNPNPNFHPQFLIDSTDLHHHRHHFHHYQFHPFMQLDRKPDVFEFMKERHESFSSTFGVSSLKDRTKDIISVVASLLLGAACGALTAGTVYLIWSLFNHRHEGYYRSLDGFSSDDDDDIFNPKKKGYVAIPAATVKEVDSTTTISVAVPVPVKESA